ACAGTTCAGCATCAAAGGCTTCTTTGTATCGGTCTCCCATAGCCCCGAACAGAAAGCAGTGCATAGCCACAATACAGCACCGTAAAATCAAAAACTTTGACCTGGTGGATCCTCTTGAGGAGTGAGCAGTAGGCATTTTGCCAGTGTACCACCCATGTAAAAACATGAATTATTGTTGGCATTTGGATTGAATAATTGTTGATCCTCCCACCATACTTCATATGGAATGTTGTTTTTTGATGAGTGATGGTTTCCTTCAGACACAGTGTTGTTTCCTTAACAGGAAGTGGATGCAGAAGTTCTATCCTTCCTTTAGCCCATGCGCATGGCAGACTGTGATAATAGACGAGACTATATGGAATAGGAAAGCACAAATGTCCGCCATCAGAGTCATTCTACTAGTATTATTAACTAGTGATGGGGGGGACATGTTTCCAGCACTTTTATTTCAATTACATATCAACActctttctcatgctctctctagtctctctgcagcagaaatatagtgagcaatatgtttggaacatcaaattgcAATACATATATAACTGTGAGAATCAttatacatatcgtatcggcacaTTATAGCGTGAGATCCCAGGCAATTCCCAGCACTAGTATTAACCCACATGCTGCTACCATCAACCTCTATTCAGAATGTTCACTGATGGCCTCGCAATCTTGTAAGGATAACCAGAATGTAGTGAATAGCCCATCAATTGACCCGATGTAAGCACTGGGTAGAATCtgatagtttgttgttgggtTCTCCGCACTCTCATTTTGAATGGTAGTACAGACAGAAAGAACTGGTCTGAATAACACAGAAGCTGACCCTGTGGTGTAGAGATAAATCAGAGAATACTACATGTTGAGGGAAGAGATAGTCTTTTAGTCATAAAAGTGTTTAATCAGTCGTTTTTATTAAGGAGCTGGTACATGTATCAATGGGCTGTCCTCGCTCCAGAGCTAAGGAGTTCCATTCTTCTGACTGAGCTCAACCAAGCCCATCTCCCAACTTATAAAGTATACTCAGGTCATGGGTTTGCATCCTTCTGAAGAAATGGGGCCAGTGACTGAAACATCTGCCTAGCAAATAACACTATTTATTTATATTTCATATAAATCATATTAGCCAAAACATAGGCAAGCATCAATTTGTCCTGAAGACCCTTCTAGTCACACATCAATCCCTCTCGGAGCAGGAACCGCAACAAGACCCATCTCTCCTGGATCAAATATCCTCCTGGATCAAAGCCTTGGGTACAGGACATAAACTATTCCTATGATACTGTGGCTATTTGACCACAGCCTGCATCACTACAACTGCATCATGCAGCCAGAGAAGGACATGCAGGGTTTGAAAAACAGAACACGATGGTCCATTATTAGAACTGGCTGACAGACTTAActgtgacatattgtaaaactTTCAGCCAGTTCTAGTGTCAAATATATTCTGCTGCTAAACAGAGGTGGATCATGTATTTTCTCAACCCTGATAGGATGTAGATAGATGATAGATAAATGTCTAAGTGCAACTAAACCCATAGAAACTGATCATGATCAATTTATACGAGCAATGCAAAACATTTGCAATAGTAAGCCCTAGGTATTGTGAGGTAAACCATATGACAATATTATGTAATACAATGTATGCATTCGTGTTCAAAATTATGACAATTGTAGTCAGTCAATGGTAATATGCTTACTCTTTCCTGTCAAGAAAAGAGGTGCAGTAGACAGACTGATAACTCTAGTCTCAGATTGAACTGCGACAACACCACAGTGGCATCTATTATCAGTGTATGACCTACTAGACTGGATATCATTGGACACACAATTCACTGCCACAGACAACCGTATTTACGTGCACTATTTTTGTGCAATGCTAGTGTGCGGGAAGCCAGAAGTTAAACACAATTCCATTTCAACCTACTGTACCGGTGGGCAGGATGGTTGGTCATTATGAGGGAGGGGGGATTTGAGAAAGGATCCTATTATTAAACAGACTTTCCAAACGTGGGTATTTTGTAGACCCACATCCTATCTACTTACCTCATGGCAAAACAAGTTATTCCTTTTTTGTCCACATATTATGGCGCATGTGCAGAACTTTTATTTTGACATGGGGTAATCAGGAGAAGAGGTGGGTCTACAACAGACCAGCTTTGGAAAGTCTGTTTAATAATATGTTCCTTTAAATATTTTGTATCAAATTTCCCCATCATAATGACCAACCCTCCTGCCCACTGGCACAGTAAGTTGAAATTGAATTGTATTTAACTTCTGGCTTCACGCGGACTGTTTTTGTGCAACCCAATACAATTGAAATCAACGCTAGTGTATTTAAATACACCCGCGTTGTTAACAGCAGCTGCCAGAGAATGTAGCTAGCGATCTAAGCAacgtgtaacgttagctagctattatTGAATTAACTAGATGACTGGGTCCTGTAGATTACTGTAATCTGTATGCTTCTGATTAATACAGGTGATTGGTCAAAGCAGAAATTGAAGTACAGTGTAATAATAAACCAACAGATTTGACCATAGAGCATAGCTAGGCAGGCTACTCTTGATTCCTAACGCTAAAAGGTGGACAATAGCCATGCATTGTGTGGCTAGCAAAAATGCTAGCTACTTCCCTATGTGCAATTCATTAGTAATAATTTTCAAAGGCAGATCATCACCCAGGAGGATAAATGATAGGTTAACAAGACTTGCTAAAGCGATGTCTAAGGAATGTATCGATAAAGACACTCATGAATTGACTATTTACTACTATCGGCTAGAATTTGGAGCATGATAGACACCGCCAGTGAGCTATTATAACAAAAGTGCATATTTTATCCATGGCTCAGGCTGTTACCATTCATTAACGGTGCACAGCCGGGTTGGTTAGCTAGCAGCAAGATGTTTACTGCAAATACAGAGCGGTCTATTTTCCTTACCTCCTAAATCTATGCGAAATATTCCGTGAAAGCGAGGTAATCAATATGAACACATGAATATGGTAGTTTAGCCCTCGTCCGTTACGATTTTCCCTTGTTACACTCGTTTAGCCGTTCGAGTATTCTTCTTTCCCTCCAGACTGTAATTCCATGAACCGGAAGCAACGCCCTGTTCCATCCCCGCCTCTTACATACGAGGAATTTTAGGATAACAATTGTCTTATTCATATGATAAAGATACCGTTTTATTATGTATTTTTCTCAATTGGAAATTATTAAGTGAGTCTATGAAAGCATCACCAACACTGTCATAATTAGgcttataataataatgtttagTGCGCCTGTAAGTGGTGATTGTGAGAATGGCAAGGCAGGCAGCTCCACATtataaaaatacaataaaaatctCCCCAGTTTACCACATTTCTCAGATGTTTGCGCCAGTTCAATGTACATTTGTTCAATAGAatcccacagtggaggtgtcataatacccaaaggggattttagaaacacttaaaataagggctgtgtttcgtgtaggcttaccctggcgtgatgttttgctaaccatgtaaatctctctcggacaaggtgacttttatcaatatattcgtcTCTATTTACTCTTAagattttaaaatgctaattagcatcaaagtagacatcatgcaaaacGTTAAATCCCTGCAAGCGCCTGCACCTCACCTCTAGCTGATATCTTTGCCAGCAGGTAATGTGTCAATTTAcaacttgcacaagacagttcacagaattgtagCATTTAATTTTTGGGGCGTAAATACAGGCGACTATATTGATAAAAGTAATCTTGTCCTAGAGAAAAGAGTACAATAATGTGCCATTATTTTCAAGAAAAACAATACTCAGTTATCAGATGTCACACcaaggtaagcctacacaaaacacagacctattttaagtgtttctaaaatcccctatgggaaaaatgaatggtggaaaaacaattggaaccatttccctgtttgacctctaggttttatgggttttatgactcatactgtggtactctattacatttacatttgagtaatttagcagatgcttttttTTCATTCTGGTCCCAAATGGGAAacgaacccacaaccctagtgTTGCAAGCATCATGCTCTATGAACTGATCCACACGGGATACAGGACTGTTCGATCTACAGTACGACTGAACCCAAAGGCCTGACTAACACATTTTCATGCGTACAGTACGCTCCATAGTTACAAAGGACAAGTATGACTCACTGACTTGCAAGCAATGCTCAAAACCAGACTGCAATAGCTTTTTACAACTCAAGATCCTCACATggctgatagagagagggagggagggagggaggagggagggaggaaggagggaggaaggaagtgagggaggaagtgagggagggagggagggaggaagtagggaggggggagggagggagggaggaagtaagggagggagggaggaaggaaggaagtgagggaggaaggaaggaagggagggagggagggagggagggagggagggagggagggagggagggagggagggagggagggagggagggggagggagggagggagggagggagggagggagggagggagggagggagggagggagggaggaaggaaggaagggaggaagtaagggagggagggaggaaggaaggaaggaagggagggagggagggagggagaaaataaagaaagaaagagagaaagaaagaaaacagaagggagggagacataaataaagagacagccagagagagaattTGATCCAAAGCACTGTATTACCTTTTTTGGGTTCAGGCTTTGTCTCTGGTGGTTTTTCAGCAGGCTTCTTAGTGAAATCGAAGGCCTTCTTCATCTGTGATACTTTCAGGCTCTGGCCCAGGTCCACAGCCCCGTCGATGGACTTGGCCATGGGAGGTTCTGTCCGCTCTGCGTGCCTGATCATGGACTTGGCCATGAAGCGTTCTGTCTGGTCTGCATGCCTGATCATGGACTTGGCCATGAGGGGTTCTGTCTGGTCTGCATGCCTGATCATGGACTTGGCCATGAGGGGTTCTGTCTGGTCTGCATGCCTGATCATGGACTTGGCCATGAGGGGTTCTGTCTGGTCTGCATGCCTGATTCTCTGGTGCATCTGTTTGGTCTCCTTTATGAGCTCAGCCACAGGCCTGTATGTCTCAGTTTCAAGCTCAGCCACAGACTCACGATCGGTAGGCTCACCAAGACCACTATGGATTCTGTGGTCACCAAGGTTCTTCCAACGGACATCTGTGCTGACCGTGTCAGGTTCTGGTTCAGGGTCATCATCTTCCTCTTCCATTCTCTCACACAAGGCCAGCTCTCGTTCTCGTATCTCCTCGTCATCTGAAGGCCAAGCTATGTCCTCTGAGATTGGAACTGTTTCTAATGGAACAAATGGCTTTTGGGACTTTTTGGGTACAGGAGGTGGTGGGCCTTTGAGTTTAGCCTGCTTTTCCAAAAAAGGTCGTCCGTCCAACATGTCAAGTTGTTTTGGTTTCTCCTCTTCCGCAGCAAGTTTCACCATTCTTGCCCAAGCATCAAAATCTATGATATTTCTATACTTTTCCTCTCTAGTTGGTGCCCTTTGTTGTTGTGAAAAATCATCCAATGAATCTAAATGATCTGGTGTGTACATGTTGGATGGTACAGTGTAAGAAGAACCTGTGTCATCCCATAACACACACATATCCCGAGAAGCTGTGTCGCAAGTATTTCCTTTGCTGACTTGATGTGGttgtctcctcttcttcttttcctCTTTGTGATGATAATCATCACCTCTTTTCTGTTCATCcatagagcttgtttttgtagcTGGAATCTTAAAGGGATTTTGTGGCTTTTTTGGGACAGGTGGCGGAGGCCCCTTCGGTTTAGGCCTCTCTACTGGAACAGATGGATCTATAGAGGCACCTGTTGTTCTGTCCTCTGTCTGGGTGAAATCCAtactgttgttatgttgtgttggcACTGCGCTTGCCATCTCCCTCTCAGGCAGAAGGTGAGTgatgggtggtggggtggtgacATGAGTGTAACAGacaggttctctctccctctgcatgggAACAACCTGTCTCTGCCCATCACTATCCTCTAGCTTtggcacagagagaggaggggagggaatcACATTGCATTGTTCTAATGAGTCATCAGCTAAATGTTGATGGTTGGTGATGGAGGTGCATGTGTCAGGGGAAGAGGATATTGGTTTTGCTTTTCCAGTATAAGTTGTAGTCTGCTGTTGTAAGGAGACACTTCCATCATTGCTCTCTACATTATCAAACTGTGAATGAATAGATTTTATTTTTTGTCTTTTGCCTGTACCTTTGGCGTTTGGCCTTGGTGGAGGCTTAGGAGGATGTGGTTGTTTTAGATTTCCTGGGACACCTGTTGAAGATGACATGTGTAGTTCAGGTTCACACTGGTTTGACTCACATGGCCCAATCCTGTTGTCTGTGACACAGTCTCTTTTTTACTTCCCTTTTCTGTGTGTCTATCACCTGTGGATTCTCATCTGGGGCTGTGGCCTGCTCTTTCTCAGTTTGTGAACCACTCTTAACTGGATTTGTCTTTTCCCAGCGTTTGTCCGGCTTCATTTTTGTGTTGAGCGCAATTAATGCTTCTGTTTTCTCATCAAGCTCTTCCTCTATATTCAATTGGACCAAATCCTCACGAGTGCAGTCTATATCATATAATGTATTATTTATATCAGTTGACTTGGAATTGGCACGAGTTGATTCAATACTCAAGAGGTCTAGTTCTTTGCCTTGAATGCCCGTTTTGAGATCACAAACTGCAGTAATTCCAGACTCATTCTCCGAAATAGCTTTGACGGCCTCAGTTCGTTCAGCCTTCTTTGGGGGACACCCGATGCCTGCCGGTTCAGCCAAATGTGGATCTGCTTTTTCCGAACAGTCTGTTTGTGAACGTGAGGTTTGTGCCTCGCAACCACTGCTGCCTTTACCGGAAAGAACACAATAAGTGTTTACAGTGCTGCTTATATCCTCATCCCATGTTACTTGTGTTTTGCTTGTTTCGGTGCCCAAAGATGAGGCCGTCTGTGATTCCTGCTGTTTCTTTCCGCTATGAAGTCTGTCTTCACTGAGCCTCAGATCATCCACAGCAGAATAAATGTTCCTCTGTGGGTCAGTAGGCAACATTGGAAGGTCTTGAGGTTTATCCACACTAGCGGCAGAAGTCGTATCCTCCTTCACTATTATTTTTACAGAAGGCGGtttcttttccttcactttgtccCTGCTATCAGCGATCGCGCTGCTCACATCACACGATAACCCCGATTCATCCTTCTCCAGAAGTACGAAGAATTTCTTGGTAGGTTCTGAGATCAAGTCCTCTGTGTTAACCATATCTGTCATATCCTCTGTATCTGAGTCTCTGTGCCCACCACCAGCAGGGCATTTACTCATTACTTGTCCTTCCATTGTAGCTCCTGTCCCAGTATTCAACCTTTTCTTACTATCCGCAGCTTTCTTCTTGGGCTCTGAGCACCGtgtgctcctctcagagctcagGATACATTCTGGCATATCTGTATTATGGGTGACAgccctgtcttctctgtcccctccctcattccctccc
The sequence above is a segment of the Oncorhynchus gorbuscha isolate QuinsamMale2020 ecotype Even-year linkage group LG16, OgorEven_v1.0, whole genome shotgun sequence genome. Coding sequences within it:
- the LOC123999117 gene encoding uncharacterized protein LOC123999117 isoform X1, whose product is MSSSTGVPGNLKQPHPPKPPPRPNAKGTGKRQKIKSIHSQFDNVESNDGSVSLQQQTTTYTGKAKPISSSPDTCTSITNHQHLADDSLEQCNVIPSPPLSVPKLEDSDGQRQVVPMQREREPVCYTHVTTPPPITHLLPEREMASAVPTQHNNSMDFTQTEDRTTGASIDPSVPVERPKPKGPPPPVPKKPQNPFKIPATKTSSMDEQKRGDDYHHKEEKKKRRQPHQVSKGNTCDTASRDMCVLWDDTGSSYTVPSNMYTPDHLDSLDDFSQQQRAPTREEKYRNIIDFDAWARMVKLAAEEEKPKQLDMLDGRPFLEKQAKLKGPPPPVPKKSQKPFVPLETVPISEDIAWPSDDEEIRERELALCERMEEEDDDPEPEPDTVSTDVRWKNLGDHRIHSGLGEPTDRESVAELETETYRPVAELIKETKQMHQRIRHADQTEPLMAKSMIRHADQTEPLMAKSMIRHADQTEPLMAKSMIRHADQTERFMAKSMIRHAERTEPPMAKSIDGAVDLGQSLKVSQMKKAFDFTKKPAEKPPETKPEPKKDMFRRVVRASKFRHVFGQALKNDQCYDDIRVSRVTWDSSFCAVNPKFVAIIIEASGGGAFLVLPLLKTGRIDKAYPTVCGHTGPVLDIDWCPHNDHVIASGSEDCTVMVWQIPENGLVTPLAEPVVVLEGHSKRVGIVTWHPTARNVLMSAGCDNLIIIWNVGTGEAMIQLEDMHPDVIFSACWSRNGALICTACKDKNIRVIDPRKEKIVAEKDKAHDGARPMRAIFLADGNIFTTGFSRMSERQLALWNPKSMEEPISVHELDTSNGVLLPFYDADTNIVYLCGKGDSSIRYFEITDEAPFVHYLNTFSSKEPQRGMGYMPKRGLDVNKCEIARFYKLHERKCEPIIMTVPRKSDLFQDDLYPDTAGPDCAIEAEDWFDGKNGEPILISLKNGYVPGKNRDLKVVKKSNVLEGKPAKKAANTSSAESKASPHPSIQNEGKLEELLREVKSLRDLVTLQDRRIAKLEDQMSTVAI